One window of the Natronomonas marina genome contains the following:
- a CDS encoding geranylgeranyl reductase family protein, with protein sequence MYDFVVVGAGPAGSRFARSASERGRDVLVLESGEVGRPLACSGHVSLDVWKFVPDDAREELFQNDIYGARFHLGGAESEANTFYKDEPVSNAIDRVGLDRTLAAYAEAAGADVRDGHTVTRVEEGPGGVAVTARGPDGTETFEGRMVVGADGPRSKVRDEVGLPEPDELLHGVLGFDHEPDDQDHVDVHLTVPRFFAWRIPRGEAGVEYGLAVAPGDDAPDRFEALLDDYDVDLDERCSGAIPIGPPDRTVGRRSLLVGDAAAQTKPFTGGGILYGMRAADVAAREVDPRQPATLDDYERAWRAELRDDQRLGHLIRAGYSMPKPVQRAGLRAFSGEIGVHMDRPTSLFSRAQLRALLSWN encoded by the coding sequence ATGTACGACTTCGTCGTCGTGGGTGCCGGGCCCGCCGGCTCGCGGTTCGCCCGCTCGGCCAGCGAGCGCGGCCGCGACGTGCTCGTTCTCGAGTCCGGCGAGGTCGGTCGGCCGCTGGCCTGTTCGGGCCACGTCAGCCTCGACGTCTGGAAGTTCGTCCCCGACGACGCCCGCGAGGAGCTGTTCCAGAACGACATCTACGGCGCGCGCTTTCACCTCGGCGGTGCGGAGAGCGAGGCCAACACCTTCTACAAGGACGAACCGGTCTCCAACGCCATCGACCGGGTCGGGCTGGACAGGACGCTCGCGGCGTATGCCGAGGCGGCCGGCGCCGACGTCCGCGACGGTCACACCGTCACCCGCGTCGAGGAGGGACCGGGCGGCGTCGCGGTGACCGCCCGCGGTCCCGACGGCACCGAGACCTTCGAGGGCCGGATGGTCGTCGGCGCCGACGGTCCCCGCTCGAAGGTGCGCGACGAGGTGGGTCTGCCCGAACCGGACGAACTGCTCCACGGGGTGCTCGGCTTCGACCACGAACCGGACGACCAGGACCACGTCGACGTCCACCTCACCGTCCCGCGCTTCTTCGCGTGGCGCATCCCCCGCGGCGAGGCGGGCGTCGAGTACGGCCTCGCCGTCGCGCCGGGGGACGACGCCCCCGACCGGTTCGAGGCGTTGCTCGACGACTACGACGTCGACCTCGACGAGCGGTGTTCGGGCGCGATTCCCATCGGCCCGCCGGACCGCACCGTCGGCAGGCGGAGCCTGCTCGTGGGCGACGCCGCCGCCCAGACGAAGCCGTTCACCGGGGGCGGCATCCTCTACGGGATGCGCGCGGCCGACGTGGCGGCCCGGGAGGTCGACCCCCGCCAGCCGGCGACGCTGGACGACTACGAGCGCGCCTGGCGGGCCGAACTCCGCGACGACCAGCGGCTCGGCCACCTCATCCGGGCGGGCTACTCGATGCCGAAGCCGGTCCAGAGGGCCGGGCTCCGGGCGTTCAGCGGCGAGATCGGCGTCCACATGGACCGCCCGACATCGCTGTTCTCGCGGGCCCAGTTGCGGGCGCTGCTGTCGTGGAACTGA
- a CDS encoding signal recognition particle protein Srp54, which produces MVLDDLGSSLRGTLDKLQGKSRLSEEDVEEVVKEIQRSLLSADVDVDLVMELSDSIRERALSEEPPAGTTAKDHVLKIVYEEMVDLVGESTDLPLESQTIVLAGLQGSGKTTSAAKMAWWFSKKGLRPAVIQTDTFRPGAYDQAKEMCERAEVDFYGNPDAEDPVEIAEAGLEATEDADVRIVDTSGRSGLNDELVEELKEIEAAVEPDRNLLVLDAAIGQGAKDQARAFGDAVGIDGVVITKLDGTAKGGGALAAVDQTDSSIAFLGTGEEVKDIERFEPSGFISRLLGMGDLKQLSERVERAMEETQEEEDWDPEDLMKGEFTLKDMRNQMNAMNKMGPLDQVMDMIPGLSGGIKDQLPDDAMDVTQDRLRDFEVIMDSMTEEELENPRSIGQSQIERIARGSGTDEETIRELLEQHKMMSRMMKQFQGMGEGDMQRMMKQMQGGGGGGGGMGGMGGMGPFGD; this is translated from the coding sequence ATGGTACTCGACGACCTGGGCAGTTCCCTCCGGGGGACGCTCGACAAACTGCAGGGCAAATCCCGCCTCAGCGAGGAGGATGTCGAGGAGGTCGTCAAGGAGATACAGCGCTCCTTGCTCTCCGCCGACGTCGACGTCGACCTCGTGATGGAGCTGTCGGACTCGATCCGGGAGCGGGCCCTCAGCGAGGAGCCGCCGGCCGGCACGACCGCGAAGGACCACGTTCTGAAAATCGTCTACGAGGAGATGGTCGACCTCGTCGGCGAGTCGACCGACCTCCCGCTGGAGTCCCAGACCATCGTCCTCGCCGGCCTGCAGGGGTCCGGGAAGACCACCTCCGCGGCGAAGATGGCGTGGTGGTTCTCGAAGAAGGGCCTCCGACCGGCGGTCATCCAGACGGACACGTTCCGGCCCGGCGCCTACGACCAGGCCAAGGAGATGTGCGAGCGCGCCGAGGTGGACTTCTACGGCAATCCCGACGCCGAGGACCCCGTCGAAATCGCCGAGGCCGGGCTGGAGGCGACCGAGGACGCCGACGTCCGCATCGTCGACACCTCGGGTCGCTCCGGGCTGAACGACGAACTCGTCGAGGAACTGAAAGAGATCGAGGCGGCCGTCGAACCGGACCGCAACCTGCTCGTTCTGGACGCCGCCATCGGCCAGGGCGCCAAGGACCAGGCACGGGCCTTCGGGGACGCGGTCGGCATCGACGGCGTCGTCATCACGAAACTCGACGGTACGGCGAAAGGTGGGGGAGCGCTGGCGGCCGTCGACCAGACCGACTCCTCCATCGCCTTCCTCGGCACCGGCGAGGAGGTCAAGGACATCGAGCGGTTCGAGCCCTCGGGGTTCATCTCGCGGCTGCTGGGGATGGGCGACCTCAAGCAGCTCTCCGAGCGCGTCGAGCGCGCCATGGAGGAGACCCAGGAGGAGGAGGACTGGGACCCCGAGGACCTGATGAAGGGGGAGTTCACGCTGAAAGACATGCGGAACCAGATGAACGCGATGAACAAGATGGGGCCGCTCGACCAGGTGATGGACATGATTCCCGGTCTCAGCGGCGGTATCAAGGACCAGTTGCCGGACGACGCGATGGACGTCACCCAGGACCGGCTCCGCGACTTCGAGGTCATCATGGACTCGATGACCGAAGAGGAACTGGAGAACCCCCGCTCCATCGGCCAGAGCCAGATCGAGCGCATCGCCCGCGGCTCCGGCACCGACGAGGAGACGATCCGGGAACTGCTGGAACAGCACAAGATGATGAGCCGGATGATGAAGCAGTTCCAGGGGATGGGCGAGGGCGACATGCAGCGGATGATGAAGCAGATGCAGGGCGGCGGTGGCGGCGGTGGCGGGATGGGTGGCATGGGCGGCATGGGACCGTTCGGCGACTGA
- a CDS encoding LysE family translocator, whose translation MFDATTLAVYLAAAVALILSPGPDTVYVLARGAGDGRRAGVLSALGVATGVLVHTVAAAVGLAALFGTFPAARTVVVLAGAGYLSYLGVRTLRDPTVETRDTGGNPYLQGLAVNVLNPQVALFFLAFLPGFAPESAPAVGMVLLGALYAAITALYLGGVGALSGHVGGESRRTRLVSGVVLLAIAAYLVVTNVPL comes from the coding sequence GTGTTCGACGCCACGACGCTCGCGGTCTACCTCGCCGCCGCCGTCGCGCTCATCCTCTCGCCGGGGCCGGACACGGTCTACGTCCTGGCTCGCGGGGCCGGCGACGGACGGCGGGCCGGCGTCCTCTCGGCGCTCGGCGTCGCCACCGGCGTCCTCGTCCACACCGTCGCCGCCGCGGTCGGTCTCGCAGCGCTTTTCGGGACGTTTCCCGCAGCCCGGACCGTCGTCGTCCTCGCCGGCGCGGGCTACCTCTCGTATCTCGGCGTCCGGACGCTCCGGGACCCGACGGTCGAGACCCGCGACACCGGCGGCAACCCCTACCTCCAGGGGCTGGCCGTCAACGTTCTGAACCCGCAGGTCGCGCTGTTCTTCCTCGCGTTCCTCCCCGGGTTCGCGCCCGAATCCGCCCCCGCGGTCGGGATGGTGCTCCTCGGCGCGCTGTACGCCGCCATCACCGCGCTCTACCTCGGTGGCGTCGGCGCGCTGTCGGGACATGTCGGCGGCGAGAGCCGACGGACCCGCCTCGTCTCCGGGGTCGTCCTCCTGGCCATCGCCGCCTACCTCGTCGTGACGAACGTCCCACTGTAG
- a CDS encoding class I SAM-dependent methyltransferase, producing the protein MDRFRNTAQPDRDWWRALWPDPEGTLRKLGIDGGTLADVACGDGHFTLPAADIVDRVYAVDIDPALLADLDERVAAAGVAGVEPVEGDARDLPSLLPERVETALLANTFHGAEDPKALAAAVRRALTDDGRFVVVNWHDRPPEATTVLGEPRGPPEPLRLSPGATTDAVEAAGFEALEVLDLGPYHYGIVFRQA; encoded by the coding sequence ATGGACCGATTCCGAAACACCGCACAGCCCGACCGGGACTGGTGGCGTGCGCTGTGGCCGGACCCCGAGGGGACGCTCCGAAAACTCGGCATCGACGGCGGGACGCTCGCCGACGTGGCCTGCGGCGACGGCCACTTCACGCTCCCGGCGGCCGACATCGTCGACCGCGTCTACGCCGTCGACATCGACCCCGCCCTCCTCGCGGACCTCGACGAGCGGGTCGCGGCGGCGGGCGTCGCGGGCGTCGAGCCAGTCGAGGGGGACGCCCGCGACCTGCCGTCGCTGCTGCCCGAACGCGTCGAGACGGCGCTCCTGGCGAACACATTCCACGGAGCCGAGGACCCGAAGGCACTGGCCGCCGCCGTCCGGCGGGCGCTGACCGACGACGGGCGGTTCGTCGTCGTCAACTGGCACGACCGACCGCCCGAGGCGACGACAGTCCTCGGCGAACCACGGGGACCGCCCGAACCGCTCCGTCTGTCCCCCGGGGCGACGACCGACGCCGTCGAGGCGGCCGGGTTCGAGGCCCTCGAGGTGCTCGACCTGGGGCCGTACCATTACGGCATCGTCTTCCGGCAAGCGTAG
- a CDS encoding DUF4385 domain-containing protein, with product MSGDDGPEYDIDFRERPEEYDIGRGEEGVFKVEPYKSELLPLWGYADRETAEEAAEAIHERFRDYRAEGDFVGMDMARKYLQMGYTRAMRYAKYPGGQKYGDDGGEREAERWADPEKREAALVFEEHLEAVRDDETYRRLTERHRERHG from the coding sequence GTGAGCGGCGACGACGGCCCCGAGTACGACATCGACTTCCGCGAACGTCCCGAGGAGTACGACATCGGTCGCGGCGAGGAGGGGGTCTTCAAGGTCGAACCGTACAAGTCGGAGCTCCTCCCGCTGTGGGGATACGCGGACCGCGAAACCGCCGAGGAGGCCGCCGAGGCGATACACGAGCGGTTCCGCGACTACCGCGCAGAGGGTGACTTCGTCGGCATGGACATGGCCCGCAAGTACCTCCAGATGGGCTACACCCGGGCGATGCGCTACGCGAAGTACCCCGGTGGACAGAAGTACGGCGACGACGGCGGCGAGCGGGAAGCAGAGCGGTGGGCGGACCCCGAGAAACGGGAGGCAGCGCTCGTCTTCGAGGAGCACCTGGAGGCGGTCCGCGACGACGAGACCTACCGGCGACTGACGGAGCGACACCGCGAGCGGCACGGCTGA
- a CDS encoding lipoyl protein ligase domain-containing protein, protein MHVVRGSLADTERDRAATRGLAGLVERTDRPAVRTWTPPRQVAFGRRDASADGYDRARRAALERGYDPVERRVGGRAVAYTGETVAFVHAVPTDDSRSGIQRRYEHATDTLRDALEGVGATVRSGEPAGSFCAGDHSLQGDGKVAGIAQRVQRAVAVVGGCVVVTEDDEDAIADVLGPVYAALGVPFETESVGSVETAGGPDDPGAVVGAIERAFASDRETNPVEAAVLLS, encoded by the coding sequence ATGCACGTCGTCAGGGGGTCGCTGGCGGACACCGAGCGCGACAGGGCCGCCACCCGCGGTCTCGCAGGCCTGGTCGAACGGACCGACCGGCCGGCCGTGAGGACGTGGACGCCGCCCCGACAGGTCGCCTTCGGTCGCCGGGACGCGTCGGCCGACGGCTACGACCGCGCCCGCCGGGCGGCACTGGAGCGCGGTTACGACCCGGTCGAGCGGCGCGTCGGCGGCCGGGCCGTCGCCTACACGGGCGAGACCGTCGCGTTCGTCCACGCCGTCCCGACCGACGACTCCCGGTCGGGCATCCAGCGGCGCTACGAGCACGCCACCGACACGCTACGGGACGCCCTCGAGGGCGTCGGTGCGACGGTCCGCTCCGGCGAGCCGGCGGGGTCGTTCTGTGCCGGCGACCACTCCCTGCAGGGCGACGGCAAGGTCGCGGGTATCGCCCAGCGCGTCCAGCGCGCCGTCGCCGTCGTCGGTGGCTGTGTCGTCGTCACCGAAGACGACGAAGACGCCATCGCCGACGTCCTCGGGCCGGTGTACGCCGCGCTGGGGGTCCCCTTCGAGACCGAGAGCGTCGGCAGCGTCGAGACCGCCGGCGGTCCCGACGACCCGGGTGCCGTCGTCGGCGCCATCGAGCGCGCCTTCGCCAGCGACCGCGAGACGAACCCCGTCGAGGCGGCGGTGCTCCTCTCCTGA